The genomic stretch AACCCGCAGCGCTTGTGCTGCAATCGACAGAGCCGGATTGACCGCAGCCGAGTTCGGCAAAAAGCTGCCGTCGACGACGAACAGGTTCGGGTGGTCGAAGGCGCGGCAGAAGGGGTCGAGCGGCGCGGTCGCGGGATGGTTGCCCATCTTCACCGTGCCGCACTGGTGCGAGGGGGTGCGCTTGTCGAAGGGGCGGGACAATACGATGGGGTAACCGCAGGCACGGAAGTTCTCGCGCATCACCTTGGTCAGCCCGTCGAGCGACTGCATGTTGGAGCGCCGCCACTGCATGACGATGTCCTTGCCGTCGACCATGATGCGGCTTTCGGGATCGGGCAGATCCTCGCACATCAGATACCAGTCGACGGCGTGGCCGGCCATGTAATCGAGCGCGAATTTCGGCACCGACTTCACATTGGCCTTCAGCATGTTGCCGTCGATCTTGCCGAGCAGTTGAACATTGCCGAGCGGCTTGCCGCCCTTGCCGTCGGAGAGATAATAGTCGTTCAGCATCAGCGTCTTCTGGTAGACGGCATCGTTCCGGCGGCGCGGGTCGATGGCCAGCATGGCGCTGGAATTGTGGTTCATGAAGTTGCGGCCGACCTGGTCGGAGCGGTTGGCGAGGCCCTTGCCATCGGATGAGGGCGAGCGCAGCAGGATGACGGCGGAATTGACCGCGCCCGCGGACAGGATGACCAGTTTCGGCGATACTTTCTTCAGCTCGCCGTTCTGGCGGTAGTGGATGGCGGCGATGGTTTTGCCGTCGGCCGCCGCTTCGAGATATTCGACATAGCAGCCGGTCTCGAGCCGGATGTTGCTGTCCTTGAGCGCCGCCGCCAGCGGTGCTGTCTGGGCGTCCATCTTGCCCTGGCCGGTGTTCGGAAACGCGTCCCAACCGGTGTTGCCCTCCTTCAGCCAGGTGTCGATGTCGACGCCGAGCG from Mesorhizobium sp. NZP2077 encodes the following:
- a CDS encoding GMC family oxidoreductase produces the protein MTSPDIVIIGSGIGGSTIASGLAGSGASILMLERGEPLPATPHARDTRSIFVDGHYRPKEMWREAGGAAFNPGNYYYVGGNSKFYGAVLIRYRKEDFSAMEHFGGVSPAWPFPYDEFEPWYSQAEQLFRVRGTLGEDPTEPFHSVPYAFKPVPDEAPIARARAELKGLGLHPASLPLGVDIDTWLKEGNTGWDAFPNTGQGKMDAQTAPLAAALKDSNIRLETGCYVEYLEAAADGKTIAAIHYRQNGELKKVSPKLVILSAGAVNSAVILLRSPSSDGKGLANRSDQVGRNFMNHNSSAMLAIDPRRRNDAVYQKTLMLNDYYLSDGKGGKPLGNVQLLGKIDGNMLKANVKSVPKFALDYMAGHAVDWYLMCEDLPDPESRIMVDGKDIVMQWRRSNMQSLDGLTKVMRENFRACGYPIVLSRPFDKRTPSHQCGTVKMGNHPATAPLDPFCRAFDHPNLFVVDGSFLPNSAAVNPALSIAAQALRVANHIRKTELAA